The DNA region GACGTCCCTAGGGCTGAGTGGTAGAAGATGACATTTGAACTTGAGTCTACACTTGTGGGTGTTGCCGGCGAGTATCTCGTCGCAGGAGAGTTGACGCTCCGAGGGTATATAGCATCTATTACTCTGCGCAACAGCAGAGGAATAGACATCATTGCAAGCAATTCGGACGGAACAAAATCAGCAAGCATCCAAGTGAAGACCAATAGTAAAGGCGAAAGCAAATGGATTCTCAATAAGAAATCAGAAACGTTCTTTTCAGATAATCACTACTATGTCTTGGCTTCCTTGGAAGCACTCGGTACACGACCGAAATTTTATATTGTCCCTAGCAAAATTGTCGCAGAATATATATCAAGAACCCACAGTGAATGGCTATTGGGCTACAAAAACGATGGTTCAGCAAGAAAAGATTCCAGTGTTCGCAATTTCAGAGATCCTGATAATTTGTATCTGGAAGCATGGCATTTAATCGACATCTAGCCGTTAACAAGGCGCTCAAGCCGACCCCGCGCGTTCGGCGTCGTGCTGGTTCTCAATCGTGGTGCCGCGCGCGGGGTCGGCTCATCTTAGTCGTTATGCCTTTCAGGAGCCACTGGTGAGCGAAAGAGATTGGCTAAGACTTCCTGTTGTTTCAACCGGGGCTGAGTATCTCGTCATGGGACACCTCATGCGAAGGAATATACTGACTTACAAGGCACCTGAAGGCAATGAGGGTTACGATCTCATTTGCATCCACCCAGAGCCACGATATAAACCAAAAGATAATGAACGGGCACAGGTTCGAATCCAGGTAAAGAGTCGCTACGCGACTGTCTGCGACCGTGGCTTTCCAATCAAGGAAAAAGCACTTGACGCTTTCGATTTTCTTGTTGTAGTTTTTCTGAATATCGGAAAATTTTACGGAAGTAATGATGGGACAACGGGCGCTGAAGCTCCTGAGTTTTATACGTTAACGCCAGAATTTATTAAAGAGAATCATGATACTTCATCAAGCTGGCAAAAGGTTCGGTTGAAAAAACTTCAGAATGAAATTGAACCGTTCAAAAACGAGGCAGGTTTTGAGCTAATAGCGGAGGCGCTAGGTGCTCCTGTACCCAAGAAAATCAGAGCATAATATGGCGCCCCAGCCGACGTCAGGCCGCAGTGCGGTCTTTCTCGGCTGTGCTTGGTGTTAGGCGAGGAGCAAAGGCACAAGACGATGCCAATAATCAGTAGATTTCTCGGAATCGTCATCGCGATGTATTGGGATGATCACTCGCCGCCTCATTTCCATGCCAAATATTGTGATTACGAGATTACCGTTGATATTCTCACCGGCATTGTGGAGGGTAGATTCCCGAAACGCGCTCTTCGCCATGTATTGGAATGGCATGAAATCCATAAAGACGAACTTTTGGAAGATTGGGAGCTGTGCCGAAGGAAGGAGACCCTAAAAGAGATAGAGCCGCTGGAGTAATGTCAATGTTTCTTCATGTATCTGATGCACGCTATCTCGCCGACTATAAGGTAGAGGTTCTGTTCAACGATGGAAGAAAAGGCATCGCCGATCTTTCTTCGGCGCTAGAAGGATCCGCATTCCAGCAACTGCAAGACATCTCTGTGTTCGCTCAGCTTCGTGTTGACAAAGAACTCGATACCATCGTTTGGCCAAATGGTGCGGATTTCGCCCCAGAGTTTTTGTATTTTCAGGCTTTTAAATATGTCCCGGACCTGCAAGAAAAATTCAGGCAATGGGGATATATCGCCTAACAAACGAGCGTAAGGAAATTTTCCACAATGGACATCCCACGGATATTCAACATCACTGAAAGTGCTCACCGCATCCACAACCCGATCACACCCGAAAAGCTCGCCACTCTCGGCGCAGCGCTGCGTCTGGAACCGGGCGCCCGAGTGCTCGACCTCGGCAGCGGTTCGGGGGAGATGCTGTGCACCTGGGCACGCGATCACGGCATCATCGGCACCGGCATCGACATGAGCCAGTTGTTCTCCGAGCAAGCGAAACGCCGTGCTGAAGAACTCGGCGTCGCCGATCAAGTCAAGTTCAGCCATGGCGACGCGGCCGGCTATGTCTCTGACGAAAAGGTCAGCGTGGCAGCCTGTGTCGGTGCCACCTGGATCGGTGGGGGAGTCGCCGGCACCATCGAGCTTCTGGCGCGGAGCCTGCGCGCCGGCGGGATCATCCTGATCGGCGAGCCTTACTGGCGGCAGTTACCGGCGACGGAAGAGGTCGCCAAAGGCTGTCTTGCCAACTCGATCTCCGACTTTCTCATGCTCCCAGAACTTCTCGCGTCCTTCGGCCGCCTCGGCTACGACGTCGTTGAAATGGTTCTGGCTGACCAGGACGGCTGGGACAGATACGAGGCGGCCAAATGGCTCACCATGCGCCGATGGCTTGAAGCCAATCCCGACGACGAGTTAGCGAAAGAGGTTCGCGCCCAACTGACTTCGGAACCCGAGCGCTACGCCGCTTACACGCGTGAATACCTGGGCTGGGGTGTGTTCGCGCTGATGACGCGATGAAGTGCGATGACGATTAGTTTGCGCACTGAATTACCGCCTTGGCCTAACCCTCGCTTCGAGGGGACCGCCGAGATGCTGCTAGATCATGCGTGAAGATCCCATCGTCGCAGAAATTCGGCAGTTCAAAAATACGGTCACGACCTTGATCGGATTTGCGAGGCCCTGAGGGAGCAGTAAGCGAAGTCTAAGCGTAAAGTCGTGACCCGCAGCCCCCAAATAAGCCAGAGACATCCCCCTGACGGCTAGAGCCCATAGGGATCGGCATACCAATCCCGCAAGATCTTGAGATCCCGGGCGGGGAGATAGGCGTAGGCCCCCATCAGGTCGGCATGGACCGCCTCGGCGAGCCGGTGCGAGACCTTGGGGCTGGTGAGCATGTGAAAGTACCAGGCGAAGGGGTAGCCGAGTGCCCGGTCGAACCCGTGGATCCGGTTGGCGAGGAGGGCGCCCCGGGCTACTGCTCCGTCGGGCAGGGGGGGAATCTCGCCCACCAGGATGGGGATGGGTTTGGCGCTGAGGTGTAACGCGCCCTTGCGGTTCTGAGACTCCCGGATGGCGAGGACCCAATGCTCGCTGAAGTGGGCCGATTCCTGGGCGCTGCAGCGCTCCCAGTCCTTTACGAAACGCTGGAGGCGTGGACCTGCCTCTCGGGAGGCCATGAAATCCGGCACCCGCAGCAGGCGCCGGAAGAGGAGGCGTGGGGGTCCCAGGGGCTTGGGCTCCAGGTGCGGGAAGTCCAGGGGGTCGACGAACTCGGCGATGCTGTCGGGGAACCAGTCGGGGGCAGTGATGGGGCGATCCTGGACCTCCTGAAGCTGCTCGACCTCGATCTGAAGGAAGTCCGCCGATCCAGGCCCGATGGGGACCACCAGATAGTGCGTCTGGCCGTTGAGACGGGTCGCGATATAGGGCAGGTCGGCGACCTTGAGCAGGAGCTCATCGATATCGCCGCCGGACTCGGCCTCCGCCCAGGGGAGGATATGGTGGGCGATGCGCTGGCCCTCCCGGTCCACCAGGCCGCCCAGCCGATGCCAGCCGCCACGGGTCAGGGCGTGGCGTGGCTCCATCCCCGGGAGCAGGTCGCGCAGTACCGCGATCAGGGCATTCAGGTCCGCGGGCGCCGGCAGGGTGGCGCAAGCCGACCCCAGGGCGATCTCCAGGTCGGTGGGTCCCCGGGCGTCCCCGGGGCGGGTGATGGCGGGATTATCCATGGCGCCCGTCAGACCCCGGGTTCCATTTCGGCCAGCACCAGCCCGGTGGCCATGTCCAGGTCCGTCGTGAGGCGCGGGCACCCAGCCTGTCCATCCACCAGGTAGAGGTTGAAGCCCGCCGCGGTGCGCACGGGCCTGGCCCCGCCGATGTCATCGTCCCGACAGTAGGTGAAGTGGTGCTCGGCGAAGACCTCGCGCAGGGCCGCCAGGGTCCGATCGTTGAGTCCGGCGCGCGCCACGACCTGCATCACCTGCTCGATACGCTCCGGGGTGATCACGCCTCCACCTCCAGCGCCGGCTCGAAGCGGATGCGCGCCTCGGGGGCATGACCCATGACCTTGGCGAGCCAGGGGGGCGGTTTGTCCGCCAGGATGCGCTGGAGGCTGGTCAGGCGCTGACGGGCGCTACCCCCGGCGGCATCCTGGATGGGATGGATGTCGGCCTTGACCACCTTGGCGGCGGCGGGCCCGCCAATCGAGGCGACATAGAGGAGCTGACAATCGCGGATCAGGTGGGCGCGATAGGCCGTTTTGTCTTCCGCCTGGCCGTCCTCGACGTCGCGGGCGTCGATCAGGCGTACCCCGGCGGCGGAGACCTGGTAGATGAGAAAGCGCCGGGCACTACCAAAATGGCCATCCAGGACCTCGCCGCCATTAGAGGCACAGGCCACCCGGATGGCGCCGGGCATCATCCCTTCGTCATAAGGGTCCAGGGCCGGGGGCGGGTCGGTCGCGGCGATCCCTTCCCCCTTCAACAGGGCCAGGGCGGTCTTGAGGGCATCCAGGTCCAGGTCCTCGAGATCGCCATTCGCGGCGGTCTTGAGGTCCTTGACGCGCAGGCTCGCCAGCTTATCCGCTGTCGGCGGCAGGCCGATGGCGTCAGCCAGGACGCGGATCAGGCGGGCGGGCGAGATATCGGGCAGAACCCGGGCAGCGAGTCCGATGCGCAGGGCGATGTCGTTCGAAAGTGGCTTATCCATGGTCTTGGCTTCTCAAATCGGTGCGCGGGTCGGCCGCGGAGGCTTGGCCCTCCCTGGCCACACACGAAAATCGGACGGGGGTTTGCCACCCCGTCCGGTCGCCCATGTCGGCGCTTTACCTGGCGGTTGGGGATCCGTCCGGATACCCGCCTAGGCCGCGATGATGCAGTCATCCTCCATGCAGGCGCTGATGCACTGGGGCAGGTCGTGTTCGCCCACGCACTCGGTGCAGGTCTCGGCGTCAATCTTGTAGGTCCCCTTGAAGGGGCTGATGGACTTGGTGGGGCAAAGCGGCAGGCAGTCGCCGCAAGCGGTGCAGATACTTCTAACGATCTGAAAGGCCATGATGCTCTCCCATTAGGCGGTGGCCGGCGGACCCCGGCCGGTGATTTATGCGGCGCGGGTGAAGCGCAGGGTGGTCGGAAAACGTGGGGGCGGGCTGATCGGGTCCAGGTACCATTGGGAACCATCGGTCAGTTCCACCTTGCCACCCCAGGCCTCCGGGGTGTCGGTCTCCACGGAGGCGATGGTCTCTTCCATATCCTTCTTGGCGACATAGAAGAGGAGGGCCCCGGTGTCGCTCTTGCGGATCATGACGCTCGGCATGGTGATGCTCTCCAGGGGATGGAAAAGGCGGCGCGGGCAGCCATCCGCGGCTAACGCACCAGGTCGTAGTTGTAGTCGGTGGTCCCCATGCCGCGGGTTTCGTCATCCAGCCGCTCCAGGACCGCGTTGACCAGGGTGGTCAGCAGGTACATGGCCCCCTCGTAGCCCAGGGTGGTCATGCGGTGCAGATGGTGGCGGTCGAAGATCGGGAAGCCGATGCGGA from Chromatiaceae bacterium includes:
- the nifT gene encoding putative nitrogen fixation protein NifT, which translates into the protein MPSVMIRKSDTGALLFYVAKKDMEETIASVETDTPEAWGGKVELTDGSQWYLDPISPPPRFPTTLRFTRAA
- a CDS encoding DUF2442 domain-containing protein, which translates into the protein MFLHVSDARYLADYKVEVLFNDGRKGIADLSSALEGSAFQQLQDISVFAQLRVDKELDTIVWPNGADFAPEFLYFQAFKYVPDLQEKFRQWGYIA
- a CDS encoding class I SAM-dependent methyltransferase is translated as MDIPRIFNITESAHRIHNPITPEKLATLGAALRLEPGARVLDLGSGSGEMLCTWARDHGIIGTGIDMSQLFSEQAKRRAEELGVADQVKFSHGDAAGYVSDEKVSVAACVGATWIGGGVAGTIELLARSLRAGGIILIGEPYWRQLPATEEVAKGCLANSISDFLMLPELLASFGRLGYDVVEMVLADQDGWDRYEAAKWLTMRRWLEANPDDELAKEVRAQLTSEPERYAAYTREYLGWGVFALMTR
- a CDS encoding dinitrogenase iron-molybdenum cofactor biosynthesis protein; the protein is MDKPLSNDIALRIGLAARVLPDISPARLIRVLADAIGLPPTADKLASLRVKDLKTAANGDLEDLDLDALKTALALLKGEGIAATDPPPALDPYDEGMMPGAIRVACASNGGEVLDGHFGSARRFLIYQVSAAGVRLIDARDVEDGQAEDKTAYRAHLIRDCQLLYVASIGGPAAAKVVKADIHPIQDAAGGSARQRLTSLQRILADKPPPWLAKVMGHAPEARIRFEPALEVEA
- a CDS encoding aspartate ammonia-lyase; protein product: MTFELESTLVGVAGEYLVAGELTLRGYIASITLRNSRGIDIIASNSDGTKSASIQVKTNSKGESKWILNKKSETFFSDNHYYVLASLEALGTRPKFYIVPSKIVAEYISRTHSEWLLGYKNDGSARKDSSVRNFRDPDNLYLEAWHLIDI
- a CDS encoding ferredoxin produces the protein MAFQIVRSICTACGDCLPLCPTKSISPFKGTYKIDAETCTECVGEHDLPQCISACMEDDCIIAA
- a CDS encoding DUF4160 domain-containing protein, with the translated sequence MPIISRFLGIVIAMYWDDHSPPHFHAKYCDYEITVDILTGIVEGRFPKRALRHVLEWHEIHKDELLEDWELCRRKETLKEIEPLE